One window of Streptococcus troglodytae genomic DNA carries:
- a CDS encoding lantibiotic immunity ABC transporter MutE/EpiE family permease subunit, translated as MLGMFQAERLKLKRTMAKKLLFLGPLLVVIHGFMVPQYLITNAYNWWYVMIFPGLLALFAALINTYEEKKLHYRAVFPLPISLRKFWINKVLTLAYYLTLSSFLHCFILVLLKYFIFPHYGETYLISQMLLASMVLLLSVLWQLPFCLWLAKKLGLVITVLVNFTANVILGIAFSTTAYWLLCPYAWGIRLMIPLMKIYPNGLKAGSEAAAPLLATSNWSIMLSLTLALTLFAGLTWLTALWFEKQEVK; from the coding sequence ATGCTGGGCATGTTTCAGGCAGAAAGATTAAAACTGAAGCGTACGATGGCAAAGAAATTATTATTTCTTGGTCCACTATTGGTAGTAATACATGGTTTTATGGTACCTCAGTATTTGATTACGAATGCTTATAATTGGTGGTATGTCATGATTTTTCCAGGGCTGCTGGCCTTATTTGCTGCTTTAATAAATACTTACGAAGAAAAAAAGCTGCATTATCGAGCAGTCTTTCCTTTGCCCATTTCTTTAAGAAAATTTTGGATAAATAAAGTGCTGACTTTGGCTTATTATTTGACTCTGAGCAGCTTCTTGCATTGTTTTATTTTAGTCTTGTTGAAATATTTTATTTTTCCTCATTATGGAGAAACTTACCTTATTAGTCAAATGCTTCTTGCTTCTATGGTCTTATTGCTCAGTGTACTTTGGCAGCTTCCATTTTGTTTATGGCTAGCAAAGAAATTGGGCTTAGTTATCACCGTGTTAGTCAATTTCACAGCTAATGTTATTTTGGGAATTGCTTTTTCAACGACTGCTTATTGGTTGCTGTGTCCTTATGCTTGGGGTATACGATTGATGATACCCCTTATGAAAATATATCCCAATGGTTTGAAAGCTGGATCAGAAGCCGCAGCACCGCTATTAGCAACCAGCAACTGGTCTATTATGCTCAGTTTAACTTTGGCGCTTACCCTCTTTGCAGGACTGACCTGGCTAACGGCTCTTTGGTTTGAAAAACAGGAGGTCAAGTAA
- a CDS encoding lantibiotic immunity ABC transporter MutG family permease subunit: MVKLICAEFLKYNRTFLPWIHIILPVSIAVLTAVFGLVTPAYSWGSITSGYLQVLGIAFPLVIAIICSKAVELEAEAGHFQTVLANSQRKVLYFIKLVSLMLMEIIAVCLALSVFGLLYRSKADVPYLAFYGYAGLLLIASTVILYLLHLVIAFLFGNGATIGLGIFEVLVSALLLTGLGDSIWQFVPAAWPARLMGTLFEMLQYPDQNPIFTQQLLFWLEVACPATLLGLFISLLWFDRWQGRSSGE, encoded by the coding sequence ATGGTTAAATTGATTTGTGCAGAGTTTTTAAAATATAACCGTACCTTTTTACCTTGGATACATATTATTTTACCAGTTAGCATCGCTGTTTTAACGGCTGTCTTTGGTCTGGTGACACCTGCTTATTCTTGGGGGAGTATTACGAGTGGTTATTTACAAGTGCTGGGGATTGCTTTTCCGTTAGTCATTGCTATTATTTGCAGCAAAGCTGTTGAATTAGAGGCGGAAGCTGGTCATTTTCAAACTGTCCTAGCAAATAGTCAACGAAAAGTTCTTTATTTTATAAAGCTTGTCAGTCTTATGCTGATGGAAATTATCGCTGTTTGTCTAGCTTTGTCTGTCTTTGGTCTATTGTATCGTTCAAAAGCAGATGTCCCTTATCTTGCCTTTTACGGTTATGCGGGATTACTTTTGATAGCATCAACAGTTATTTTATATTTACTGCATCTGGTTATTGCTTTTTTATTTGGTAACGGGGCAACGATTGGCCTAGGCATTTTTGAAGTTCTGGTTTCGGCCTTGCTGTTAACAGGATTAGGTGATAGTATCTGGCAATTTGTGCCTGCTGCTTGGCCAGCACGGTTGATGGGAACCTTGTTTGAAATGCTGCAGTACCCAGATCAAAATCCTATTTTTACCCAGCAACTTCTCTTTTGGCTGGAAGTTGCTTGTCCGGCAACCTTACTTGGTTTATTTATCAGTCTTCTTTGGTTCGACAGATGGCAGGGGCGTAGCAGTGGGGAATAG
- a CDS encoding response regulator transcription factor, producing the protein MTRILVIDDEEDIVTLVKNTLQLQNYLVDTFTSAKQVDRSKLARYDLILLDIMMPDVDGLSFCRKIRPLVDCPIIFLTAKSQEEDVVTGLSYGADDYICKPFGVQELLARVDAHLRRERREHHAALLLGDVYFDLSSKQVRVSDQVLDLTKSEYEICEHLAKHRGQVFSKDQLYDYLYAYEERGTPAAIAEHIKNIRAKFRTIGLEPIETVWGIGYKWN; encoded by the coding sequence ATGACACGTATTTTAGTAATTGATGATGAAGAAGATATTGTGACTTTGGTAAAAAATACCTTACAGCTGCAGAATTATCTGGTAGATACTTTTACGAGTGCTAAACAGGTTGATCGTTCGAAGCTGGCACGCTATGATTTGATTTTACTGGATATCATGATGCCGGATGTCGATGGGCTTAGCTTTTGCCGGAAGATTCGTCCTTTGGTGGACTGCCCCATTATTTTTTTGACAGCAAAGTCACAGGAAGAAGATGTTGTCACGGGGCTTAGTTATGGAGCAGATGATTATATTTGTAAGCCTTTTGGTGTGCAAGAGTTATTGGCGCGTGTTGACGCGCATTTGCGTCGAGAAAGGCGCGAGCACCATGCAGCTTTGCTTTTAGGAGATGTTTATTTTGATTTATCCAGCAAGCAGGTGAGGGTTAGTGACCAAGTCTTGGATTTGACTAAATCAGAATATGAGATCTGCGAGCACTTGGCTAAACATCGCGGTCAGGTTTTTTCTAAAGATCAGCTTTATGATTATTTGTATGCTTATGAAGAACGGGGAACACCTGCGGCTATAGCAGAGCATATCAAAAATATTCGGGCTAAGTTTAGAACTATTGGGCTTGAGCCCATTGAAACGGTCTGGGGGATAGGCTATAAATGGAATTAA
- a CDS encoding ABC transporter permease yields the protein MKTAKDYYRLFFTSSAILLTILAQLLIPKSAVSFTKIQPWYLYFLWISFALSLIAALFSIVSHKKGNFYHKSYFIGTSYLALAIYNLVTEKLGLLPEIFFPSPNKILAVFVKSGPFILKCDLFSLRLLAISWAVGIALGLLTGVLVGWFTSFNYWLDPIVKILGPIPSTAFVPLALTAFPTSFAASIFLISLSVWFPVTILTNSGIQNVKKTYFEVADTLGATTFQKIAHVAFPASLPNVFVGIFNGACTSFITLMTAEMLGVKYGIGWYINWQREVLGYANVYAGLITIAVTFSLIITLLFKVRDRLLSWQKGFIKW from the coding sequence TTGAAGACTGCAAAAGACTATTATCGTTTATTTTTCACTAGTTCTGCTATTTTACTGACGATTTTAGCACAGCTTCTCATTCCTAAATCTGCTGTCAGTTTTACTAAAATCCAGCCTTGGTATTTATATTTTCTTTGGATTTCTTTTGCCCTTTCGCTCATAGCGGCCCTTTTCAGTATTGTAAGCCATAAAAAAGGAAACTTTTATCACAAAAGCTATTTTATTGGCACCAGCTATTTGGCATTGGCTATCTATAATCTTGTCACTGAAAAGTTGGGCTTACTACCTGAGATTTTCTTTCCCAGTCCCAATAAAATTCTAGCGGTCTTTGTCAAAAGTGGTCCTTTTATTCTAAAATGTGATCTCTTTTCACTGCGGTTACTTGCTATTTCGTGGGCTGTCGGAATTGCTTTAGGTTTATTAACAGGTGTTTTAGTTGGTTGGTTTACCTCCTTTAATTACTGGTTAGATCCAATTGTCAAAATTCTAGGACCGATTCCATCCACAGCCTTTGTTCCTCTAGCTTTAACGGCTTTTCCTACAAGCTTTGCAGCCAGTATTTTTCTGATTAGTCTTTCTGTCTGGTTTCCTGTAACAATTTTAACCAACTCCGGTATTCAGAATGTCAAAAAGACTTATTTTGAAGTTGCTGATACTCTTGGAGCTACAACTTTTCAAAAGATTGCTCACGTTGCTTTTCCAGCCAGTCTGCCCAATGTTTTTGTCGGTATTTTCAATGGTGCCTGTACCAGTTTTATAACCCTGATGACAGCAGAAATGCTGGGCGTTAAATACGGTATTGGCTGGTATATCAACTGGCAGAGAGAAGTCTTAGGCTATGCTAATGTCTATGCTGGACTAATTACTA
- a CDS encoding lantibiotic protection ABC transporter ATP-binding protein — MDYMLETKNLTKQFGKQTAVNQLNLKVERHSIYGLLGPNGSGKSTTLKMVTGMLRKTSGHILIDGHDWSREDLENIGALIESPPLYENLTARENLKVRTLMLGLPDSRIDEVLKIVDLTNTGKKRAGQFSMGMKQRLGIAISLLNRPKLLILDEPTNGLDPIGIQELRELILSFPTQGITVIISSHILSEIQMTADHIGIISNGVLGYQEKIHQDEDLEKLFTEVVMKYRGGK; from the coding sequence ATGGATTATATGCTAGAGACGAAAAATTTAACCAAACAGTTTGGGAAGCAAACAGCGGTTAACCAATTAAATTTGAAAGTTGAACGTCATTCAATTTATGGTTTGCTGGGCCCTAATGGTTCCGGCAAGTCAACAACACTTAAAATGGTTACAGGAATGCTGAGAAAGACATCTGGTCACATTCTTATAGATGGACACGATTGGAGTCGCGAGGATTTAGAAAATATCGGGGCTCTGATTGAATCACCGCCGCTTTATGAAAACCTGACTGCGCGTGAAAATTTAAAGGTAAGAACCTTGATGCTGGGTTTACCTGACAGTCGCATTGATGAGGTTTTAAAAATAGTGGATCTAACCAATACGGGTAAAAAAAGAGCAGGACAGTTTTCTATGGGCATGAAGCAGCGTTTGGGAATTGCGATTTCTCTGCTTAACCGTCCCAAGCTCCTGATTTTAGACGAGCCGACCAACGGCCTTGATCCTATTGGTATTCAGGAGCTGCGTGAACTCATTCTATCCTTCCCTACACAAGGAATTACAGTCATTATTTCCAGTCATATCTTATCTGAGATTCAGATGACAGCGGATCATATTGGTATCATTTCTAATGGCGTACTGGGTTATCAGGAGAAGATTCACCAAGATGAAGACTTGGAAAAACTCTTTACAGAGGTTGTGATGAAATATCGAGGAGGTAAGTGA
- a CDS encoding TraX family protein produces the protein MLLDHIHYFFVYTGKIPLWFTQLGRLSAPLFLFAIIEGFIHTHDRKKYFLKIYGLAVAMGLIQFGFHNGLHPLVRGDGFFPRNMMLSSFAILLVALQGIAWIEEKKYLRGIPTLLFPILLPFLFMPFYRIFMDSGNQLGMFFVNLLNFTVLPLHLSIMDGGTVTLIVGIAMYLCRKTLKREVLAFVIVSLIVNLGRGFLGGAPLTLHAFLFLNLEWMEIFAAPLMLMYNGQRGKGSKHLFYIFYPLHIYLLYSLSVLLYG, from the coding sequence ATGTTGCTAGACCATATTCATTATTTTTTTGTCTACACAGGAAAAATTCCGCTGTGGTTCACTCAGCTGGGGAGATTATCGGCTCCTTTATTCTTGTTTGCTATTATTGAAGGGTTTATCCATACGCATGACCGCAAAAAATATTTCCTAAAAATTTATGGCTTAGCTGTTGCCATGGGACTTATTCAGTTTGGCTTTCATAATGGGCTTCATCCTTTGGTGCGTGGGGATGGCTTTTTTCCAAGAAACATGATGCTGTCCTCATTTGCAATTTTGTTGGTTGCTTTACAAGGGATTGCATGGATTGAGGAGAAGAAGTACCTTCGAGGCATTCCGACTCTTCTTTTTCCGATTCTTCTGCCTTTTCTTTTCATGCCTTTCTACCGCATCTTTATGGATTCTGGTAATCAACTGGGGATGTTCTTTGTTAACTTGCTCAATTTCACTGTCCTGCCACTGCATCTTTCCATTATGGACGGTGGAACGGTGACTTTGATTGTAGGCATTGCCATGTATCTCTGCCGAAAAACACTCAAAAGGGAAGTTCTTGCCTTTGTCATTGTGTCTCTAATAGTTAATTTAGGTCGTGGTTTTCTTGGAGGTGCTCCGCTGACGCTTCACGCATTTTTATTTCTTAATTTGGAGTGGATGGAAATTTTTGCAGCGCCGCTCATGCTTATGTACAATGGCCAACGAGGTAAAGGCAGTAAACATCTCTTTTATATTTTCTATCCGCTGCATATTTACTTGCTTTACAGCTTGTCAGTATTACTCTATGGGTGA